Proteins from a single region of Hordeum vulgare subsp. vulgare chromosome 6H, MorexV3_pseudomolecules_assembly, whole genome shotgun sequence:
- the LOC123404117 gene encoding probable inorganic phosphate transporter 1-8 isoform X1: MARQQLQVLHALDVARTQRYHAWAVVIAGMGFFADAYDIFCITLVTKLLGRIYYHVPGQPDPGMLPRRIEAAINGVTFCGMIVGQLLFGWLGDKVGRKMFYGKTIMLMIMGSFLSGLSFGNTADGVMATLCFFRFWLGVGIGGDYPLSATIISEYSNKRSRGSLIAAVFAMEGFGILAGCIVTLVVSATFQARFNPPAYEEDPMASVPPQADYVWRIILMVGAIPAVFTYRWRVMMPETARYTALVARDAEKAARDMSKVLKVEFTGEQDKIESFTRDRDYGVFSRRFARRHGWHLVGAVASWFVLDIVFYSQIILQEEIFRDVKWIPEARTMSALEEAYRVARGQAIIALCGTLPGYWFTVAFVDVVGRKAIQFLGFTMMKGLMLVVAAFYHHLTQPGRRIWLVVMYAFTFFFANFGPNSTTFIIPAEIFPAHVRTTCHGISSAAGKVGAIVGTFGFLGYPSGIGVRASLFVLAACNVLGIIFTCLLPEPNGRSLEEVSGEPINREDADLGDSRVLPL; this comes from the exons ATGGCACGGCAGCAGCTGCAGGTGCTTCACGCGCTGGACGTGGCCAGGACACAGAGGTACCACGCGTGGGCGGTGGTGATCGCCGGCATGGGCTTCTTCGCCGACGCGTACGACATCTTCTGCATCACCCTGGTCACCAAGCTCCTGGGACGCATCTATTACCACGTCCCTGGCCAACCAGACCCCGGGATGCTCCCCCGGCGGATCGAGGCGGCCATCAACGGCGTCACCTTCTGCGGCATGATCGTGGGGCAGCTCTTGTTTGGCTGGCTCGGCGACAAGGTCGGCCGGAAGATGTTCTACGGCAAGACCATCATGCTCATGATCATGGGCTCCTTTCTCTCGGGCTTGTCATTCGGGAACACGGCCGACGGCGTTATGGCCACGCTGTGCTTCTTCCGGTTCTGGCTCGGCGTCGGTATCGGCGGAGACTATCCGCTCTCCGCGACCATCATTTCCGAGTACTCTAACAAGAGATCGCGCGGGAGCCTCATCGCGGCCGTGTTTGCCATGGAAGGGTTTGGCATTCTTGCAGGCTGCATTGTCACCTTGGTCGTGTCGGCCACGTTCCAGGCCCGCTTCAACCCGCCGGCGTATGAGGAAGACCCCATGGCCTCGGTCCCGCCGCAGGCTGACTACGTGTGGCGCATCATCCTCATGGTGGGTGCCATCCCAGCCGTCTTCACCTACCGCTGGAGGGTGATGATGCCGGAGACGGCGCGCTATACGGCGCTGGTGGCCCGCGACGCCGAGAAGGCCGCGCGCGACATGTCCAAGGTGCTCAAGGTGGAATTCACCGGCGAGCAGGACAAGATCGAGAGCTTCACCAGGGACAGGGACTACGGCGTCTTCTCCCGCCGTTTCGCCCGCCGCCATGGCTGGCATCTCGTCGGCGCCGTTGCGTCCTGGTTCGTGCTCGACATCGTCTTCTACTCCCAGATCATTCTCCAGGAGGAGATATTCAGGGACGTCAAGTGGATCCCCGAGGCACGCACCATGAGCGCGCTCGAGGAAGCGTACCGCGTCGCCCGTGGACAGGCGATCATCGCGCTCTGCGGCACACTACCTGGCTACTGGTTCACCGTCGCCTTTGTGGATGTCGTCGGGCGGAAGGCCATCCAGTTCCTCGGGTTCACCATGATGAAGGGTCTCATGCTCGTCGTCGCCGCCTTCTACCACCACCTGACGCAGCCTGGCCGGCGAATATGGCTGGTGGTCATGTacgccttcaccttcttctttgcCAACTTTGGGCCCAACAGCACCACCTTCATCATACCGGCCGAGATTTTTCCGGCACACGTCCGGACGACCTGCCATGGGATATCATCGGCGGCAGGCAAGGTAGGCGCCATTGTCGGGACGTTTGGCTTCCT TGGGTACCCGTCGGGCATCGGCGTGCGTGCCTCACTGTTCGTGCTGGCCGCGTGCAATGTGTTGGGCATAATTTTCACCTGTCTCCTGCCTGAGCCGAATGGGAGGTCgctggaggaggtgtccggcgaGCCCATCAACAGGGAGGACGCGGATTTGGGTGATTCCAGGGTTCTTCCCTTGTAG
- the LOC123404117 gene encoding probable inorganic phosphate transporter 1-12 isoform X2: protein MARQQLQVLHALDVARTQRYHAWAVVIAGMGFFADAYDIFCITLVTKLLGRIYYHVPGQPDPGMLPRRIEAAINGVTFCGMIVGQLLFGWLGDKVGRKMFYGKTIMLMIMGSFLSGLSFGNTADGVMATLCFFRFWLGVGIGGDYPLSATIISEYSNKRSRGSLIAAVFAMEGFGILAGCIVTLVVSATFQARFNPPAYEEDPMASVPPQADYVWRIILMVGAIPAVFTYRWRVMMPETARYTALVARDAEKAARDMSKVLKVEFTGEQDKIESFTRDRDYGVFSRRFARRHGWHLVGAVASWFVLDIVFYSQIILQEEIFRDVKWIPEARTMSALEEAYRVARGQAIIALCGTLPGYWFTVAFVDVVGRKAIQFLGFTMMKGLMLVVAAFYHHLTQPGRRIWLVVMYAFTFFFANFGPNSTTFIIPAEIFPAHVRTTCHGISSAAGKVGAIVGTFGFLYASQRADGSNEVKSGYPSGIGVRASLFVLAACNVLGIIFTCLLPEPNGRSLEEVSGEPINREDADLGDSRVLPL from the coding sequence ATGGCACGGCAGCAGCTGCAGGTGCTTCACGCGCTGGACGTGGCCAGGACACAGAGGTACCACGCGTGGGCGGTGGTGATCGCCGGCATGGGCTTCTTCGCCGACGCGTACGACATCTTCTGCATCACCCTGGTCACCAAGCTCCTGGGACGCATCTATTACCACGTCCCTGGCCAACCAGACCCCGGGATGCTCCCCCGGCGGATCGAGGCGGCCATCAACGGCGTCACCTTCTGCGGCATGATCGTGGGGCAGCTCTTGTTTGGCTGGCTCGGCGACAAGGTCGGCCGGAAGATGTTCTACGGCAAGACCATCATGCTCATGATCATGGGCTCCTTTCTCTCGGGCTTGTCATTCGGGAACACGGCCGACGGCGTTATGGCCACGCTGTGCTTCTTCCGGTTCTGGCTCGGCGTCGGTATCGGCGGAGACTATCCGCTCTCCGCGACCATCATTTCCGAGTACTCTAACAAGAGATCGCGCGGGAGCCTCATCGCGGCCGTGTTTGCCATGGAAGGGTTTGGCATTCTTGCAGGCTGCATTGTCACCTTGGTCGTGTCGGCCACGTTCCAGGCCCGCTTCAACCCGCCGGCGTATGAGGAAGACCCCATGGCCTCGGTCCCGCCGCAGGCTGACTACGTGTGGCGCATCATCCTCATGGTGGGTGCCATCCCAGCCGTCTTCACCTACCGCTGGAGGGTGATGATGCCGGAGACGGCGCGCTATACGGCGCTGGTGGCCCGCGACGCCGAGAAGGCCGCGCGCGACATGTCCAAGGTGCTCAAGGTGGAATTCACCGGCGAGCAGGACAAGATCGAGAGCTTCACCAGGGACAGGGACTACGGCGTCTTCTCCCGCCGTTTCGCCCGCCGCCATGGCTGGCATCTCGTCGGCGCCGTTGCGTCCTGGTTCGTGCTCGACATCGTCTTCTACTCCCAGATCATTCTCCAGGAGGAGATATTCAGGGACGTCAAGTGGATCCCCGAGGCACGCACCATGAGCGCGCTCGAGGAAGCGTACCGCGTCGCCCGTGGACAGGCGATCATCGCGCTCTGCGGCACACTACCTGGCTACTGGTTCACCGTCGCCTTTGTGGATGTCGTCGGGCGGAAGGCCATCCAGTTCCTCGGGTTCACCATGATGAAGGGTCTCATGCTCGTCGTCGCCGCCTTCTACCACCACCTGACGCAGCCTGGCCGGCGAATATGGCTGGTGGTCATGTacgccttcaccttcttctttgcCAACTTTGGGCCCAACAGCACCACCTTCATCATACCGGCCGAGATTTTTCCGGCACACGTCCGGACGACCTGCCATGGGATATCATCGGCGGCAGGCAAGGTAGGCGCCATTGTCGGGACGTTTGGCTTCCTGTACGCCTCGCAGAGGGCGGACGGCAGCAACGAGGTGAAAAGTGGGTACCCGTCGGGCATCGGCGTGCGTGCCTCACTGTTCGTGCTGGCCGCGTGCAATGTGTTGGGCATAATTTTCACCTGTCTCCTGCCTGAGCCGAATGGGAGGTCgctggaggaggtgtccggcgaGCCCATCAACAGGGAGGACGCGGATTTGGGTGATTCCAGGGTTCTTCCCTTGTAG